In Prunus dulcis chromosome 1, ALMONDv2, whole genome shotgun sequence, the following are encoded in one genomic region:
- the LOC117621237 gene encoding transcription repressor OFP7-like, with product MAKHYFKLKFPRVIPLIQFCRPKHHATLPALYRLSPVNSKALDIGYPNLLPAPPPSTPEHPSIKRRESTKTTTKSSRIGCGSCRSRSCTRYISDCNVEIKSSADYERNNNYMSPTSETEKYYKKKRKEKKKRAKAKAELPFITTYSGNYGNWFSGEFEGDEENNEESETLVYSSRSFSNEFSLVLESIAEKMSDKQNSLQKKNNKKTNNVDYNNSKTKKARRANSDSDLKKLTSGEIGRIKTVLRPMRACRGKAGKVRESMAVVKKSEDPYEDFKRSMMEMIMEKQIFEAKELEELLHCFLTLNSRHYQGVIVEAFSEIWELLFSDPSDQLGKLKN from the coding sequence ATGGCTAAACACTACTTCAAGCTCAAATTCCCTCGGGTTATTCCTCTAATCCAATTCTGTCGTCCCAAACACCATGCCACTTTACCGGCACTTTACCGGCTGTCTCCCGTCAACTCCAAAGCCTTGGACATCGGCTACCCCAACCTCCTCCCCGCCCCACCACCGTCCACACCCGAACACCCCTCCATCAAGCGCCGCGAGTCAACCAAGACGACGACCAAATCCTCCCGCATCGGCTGCGGATCATGCAGGTCCAGGTCATGCACGCGATATATCTCTGACTGCAACGTCGAGATCAAATCATCTGCAGATTACGAGCGCAACAACAATTATATGTCCCCGACTTCGGAGACCGAAAAGTACTACAAAAAGAAACgcaaggagaagaagaagagagccAAAGCGAAAGCCGAGCTTCCTTTTATAACTACTTATTCGGGAAACTACGGTAACTGGTTCAGCGGCGAATTCGAAGGAGACGAAGAAAACAACGAAGAAAGCGAAACCCTAGTTTACTCTTCCAGAAGCTTCTCGAACGAATTCTCACTAGTGTTAGAGAGTATAGCAGAGAAAATGTCAGACAAACAGAACAGCCTGcaaaagaagaacaacaaGAAAACTAATAATGTTGATTATAATAACAGCAAAACAAAGAAGGCTCGGAGAGCCAATTCGGATTCGGATTTGAAGAAATTGACGAGTGGTGAGATTGGGAGGATAAAGACGGTGTTGCGGCCGATGAGGGCGTGCAGGGGAAAAGCAGGGAAGGTGAGAGAGAGCATGGCGGTGGTGAAGAAGTCGGAGGACCCGTACGAGGACTTTAAGAGGTCGATGATGGAGATGATCATGGAGAAGCAGATTTTCGAGGCTAAAGAGTTGGAGGAACTTCTTCACTGTTTCTTGACTTTGAACTCCCGCCACTATCAGGGGGTTATTGTGGAGGCCTTTTCTGAGATTTGGGAGCTCTTGTTTTCTGATCCTTCAGACCAATTGGGAAAGTTGAAGAActga
- the LOC117616195 gene encoding uncharacterized protein LOC117616195, which yields MRKLCPNLDKEDGLDTVLEVPIPEEMFNSMGSNAMLRWANLRSFMKAQSHVDRSSNGKSHFSSRSNNEFMALLKLVGSPLIPLQVHCDNSLTRPIKDCSIEASTAKYIVQQYVAATGGLAVLNSVKSMYAVGEMKMVGSEMRQGDDSVHVQTKGNSEVGGFVLWQKNPDLWYLELVVSGFKVSAGSDGKVAWNQSGSQPCHANKGPPRPLRRFFQGLDPRIIANLFLDAVCIGEKTINKEESFILKLETPTEILQSQSTPQTEIVHHTIWGYFSQRTGLLIQFDDTKLVKMKSRYDNVFWETTMETVIGDYRYVDGINIAHGGKTSALLYRYGHAFNQKRRIEETWKIEEVDFNICGLSMECFLPPADLKREDGGDQ from the exons ATGAGGAAGCTGTGCCCTAACCTTGACAAAGAAGATGGCCTCGACACCGTTCTTGAGGTGCCAATTCCTGAGGAAATGTTCAACAGCATGGGCAGCAACGCCATGTTGCGTTGGGCAAACCTACGCTCTTTCATGAAAGCTCAGTCCCACGTCGACAGGTCTTCAAATGGTAAATCCCATTTCTCATCACGATCGAACAATGAGTTCATGGCATTGCTTAAGCTTGTGGGCTCTCCTCTCATCCCCCTCCAGGTTCACTGCGACAATTCCCTCACCCGCCCCATTAAAGATTGTTCCATC GAGGCTTCTACGGCAAAATATATAGTGCAGCAATATGTAGCGGCGACTGGGGGACTGGCGGTATTGAACTCGGTGAAGAGTATGTACGCCGTGGGCGAGATGAAGATGGTGGGATCGGAAATGCGTCAAGGTGATGACTCTGTGCATGTGCAAACCAAAGGCAATAGTGAGGTTGGAGGGTTTGTTCTATGGCAAAAAAATCCCGACTTGTGGTACTTGGAATTGGTTGTTTCCGGCTTCAAGGTCAGCGCCGGAAGCGACGGCAAGGTTGCATGGAACCAATCCGGCTCTCAACCTTGCCATGCTAATAAAGGCCCCCCAAGACCCCTCCGTCGCTTCTTTCAG GGATTGGACCCTCGGATCATAGCAAATCTGTTCCTTGACGCAGTATGCATAGGGGAGAAAACCATTAACAAAGAGGAATCTTTCATACTCAAGCTTGAGACCCCCACAGAGATCCTACAATCCCAAAGCACACCCCAGACGGAAATTGTTCACCACACAATATGGGGCTACTTCAGCCAACGGACGGGGCTGCTCATCCAATTCGACGACACCAAGTTGGTCAAGATGAAGTCAAGATACGACAATGTGTTTTGGGAAACGACGATGGAGACGGTGATCGGAGACTATAGATACGTGGACGGGATCAACATAGCACACGGCGGCAAGACGTCTGCCTTGCTGTACAGGTACGGGCATGCATTTAACCAGAAGAGAAGGATTGAGGAGACGTGGAAGATTGAAGAGGTTGATTTCAATATTTGTGGGTTGTCCATGGAGTGCTTTCTGCCTCCTGCAGATCTTAAGAGAGAAGACGGTGGAGATCAATAA